From one Phocaeicola salanitronis DSM 18170 genomic stretch:
- a CDS encoding replication-associated recombination protein A, with protein MAQPLAERMRPKTLDDYIGQKHLVGEGAVLRRMIDAGRISSFILWGPPGVGKTTLAQIIANRLEVPFYTLSAVTSGVKEVRDVIEKARNGRFFSSQSPILFIDEIHRFSKSQQDSLLGAVETGVVTLIGATTENPSFEVIRPLLSRCQLYVLKPLEKDDLLELLHHALEKDSILKEKHIELEETDAMLRYSGGDARKLLNILELVVEADDSEPVVITDEKVVERLQQNPLAYDKDGEMHYDIISAFIKSIRGSDPDGALYWLARMVEGGEDPAFIARRLVISASEDIGLANPNALLLANAAFDAVMKIGWPEGRIPLAEATVYLATSPKSNSAYMGINAALETVRDTGNLPVPLHLRNAPTKLMKQLGYARNYKYAHDYKDHFVVQQFLPDGIQAQRFWHAQENPAEQKLKDRMVQLWGERFKE; from the coding sequence ATGGCACAACCATTGGCAGAGCGGATGCGTCCGAAGACGTTGGACGATTACATAGGTCAGAAGCATTTGGTGGGAGAGGGGGCTGTATTGAGGCGCATGATTGACGCCGGGCGTATCTCTTCCTTTATTTTATGGGGTCCTCCAGGAGTAGGGAAGACTACATTGGCTCAGATTATAGCCAACCGGCTGGAAGTTCCTTTCTATACGTTGAGTGCGGTCACTTCGGGAGTAAAAGAAGTGCGGGATGTCATAGAGAAGGCTCGTAACGGGCGTTTTTTTTCCAGCCAAAGCCCGATTCTGTTTATCGACGAGATACACCGGTTCAGCAAGTCCCAGCAGGATTCCTTGCTGGGAGCGGTAGAGACGGGAGTGGTGACACTGATAGGAGCTACTACGGAGAACCCTTCGTTCGAAGTCATCCGTCCCCTGCTTTCGCGATGCCAGCTCTATGTGTTGAAACCGCTCGAGAAAGACGATTTGCTGGAACTGCTTCATCACGCGCTGGAGAAGGACAGTATATTAAAGGAGAAACACATCGAACTGGAAGAGACCGATGCGATGCTCCGCTATTCGGGAGGTGACGCGCGGAAGTTGCTTAATATTCTGGAACTGGTGGTAGAGGCGGACGATTCGGAGCCGGTTGTGATTACGGACGAGAAAGTGGTGGAGCGTTTGCAGCAGAATCCGTTGGCATACGATAAGGACGGGGAGATGCACTACGATATCATTTCGGCTTTCATCAAGTCCATTCGGGGAAGTGACCCGGACGGAGCGCTTTATTGGCTTGCACGCATGGTAGAAGGGGGCGAGGACCCGGCGTTCATTGCCCGGCGTCTGGTTATCTCGGCATCCGAAGATATCGGCTTGGCGAACCCCAACGCCTTGCTTTTGGCAAATGCGGCATTCGATGCCGTGATGAAAATCGGTTGGCCCGAAGGGCGTATCCCTTTGGCGGAAGCTACGGTTTATCTTGCGACAAGCCCGAAGAGCAATTCGGCATACATGGGCATCAATGCGGCGCTCGAAACCGTGCGCGATACAGGGAACTTGCCTGTTCCCTTGCACTTGCGGAATGCTCCGACCAAGTTGATGAAGCAATTGGGATATGCCCGGAATTATAAATATGCACACGATTATAAAGACCATTTTGTGGTGCAGCAATTCTTGCCGGACGGGATTCAGGCACAACGTTTCTGGCATGCGCAAGAGAATCCGGCTGAACAGAAGCTGAAGGACCGCATGGTGCAGTTATGGGGAGAAAGATTTAAAGAATAA